In a single window of the Streptomyces cinnabarinus genome:
- a CDS encoding GntR family transcriptional regulator, translating into MAEQLTGLADDRALLGRTSTAERVSDILRARIAEGYFPPGTRLSEDSIGGALGVSRNTLRESFRLLTHERLLVHELNRGVFVRVLTVEDVEDIYRTRMLVECAVVRGLGEPPYGLGDLEGAVGEGQRAAREGDWNGVGTANIHFHRELVALAGSDRTDELMRSVFAELRLAFHVVDDPRRLHEPYLVRNLEILQALQGGDRDKAERLLAVYLEDSLRRVVEVYRRRVGEGVPPG; encoded by the coding sequence ATGGCAGAGCAGCTGACGGGTCTGGCCGACGACCGTGCCCTCCTCGGGCGCACCAGCACCGCCGAGCGGGTCTCGGACATCCTCCGGGCCCGGATCGCCGAGGGGTACTTCCCGCCCGGCACGCGGCTGTCGGAGGACAGCATCGGCGGCGCCCTCGGGGTCTCCCGCAACACGCTGCGCGAGTCGTTCCGGCTGCTCACGCATGAACGCCTGCTGGTCCACGAGCTGAACCGGGGTGTCTTCGTCCGGGTCCTGACGGTCGAGGACGTCGAGGACATCTACCGCACCCGGATGCTCGTCGAGTGCGCGGTCGTGCGCGGGCTCGGGGAGCCGCCGTACGGGCTGGGCGATCTTGAGGGGGCCGTCGGGGAGGGGCAGCGGGCGGCGCGCGAAGGTGACTGGAACGGAGTGGGTACGGCCAATATCCACTTCCACCGGGAGCTGGTGGCCCTGGCGGGCAGCGACCGCACCGACGAGCTGATGCGCAGCGTCTTCGCCGAACTGCGGCTCGCGTTCCATGTCGTGGACGACCCGCGGCGGCTGCACGAGCCCTATCTGGTCCGGAACCTGGAAATACTCCAGGCGCTCCAGGGTGGCGACCGGGACAAGGCGGAGCGGCTTCTCGCGGTGTACCTCGAGGACTCGCTGCGGCGGGTGGTGGAGGTCTACCGGCGTCGGGTGGGGGAGGGCGTCCCGCCTGGGTGA
- a CDS encoding MFS transporter produces MSTTPTNTSPASTASGTRPAAEHAPDDGALGWLRALGPRGRRAFAGAFGGYALDSYDYFTLPLSMVALAAYFGLDSGQTGLFTTVTLVVSAVGGALAGVVADRIGRVKALMITVVTYAVFTVACGFAPNYETLLVFRALQGLGFGGEWAVGAILVAEYASAKHRGRTLGAIQSSWAVGWALAAIMYTLVFSLLDDDLAWRVMFWTGALPALLVVWMRRRVHDAPQAVAVRERSAGKGSFAAIFKRGTAGSPGLLRTTVFAVLLSTGVQGGYYTLATWVPTYLKTERGLSVVGTGGYLTFLISGAFLGYLTGGYLTDRLGRRRNIWLFALLSALCILAYANIPSGANTLLLVLGFPLGFCMSAIFSGFGSFLSELYPTAVRGTGQGFTYNTGRAVGAVFPTTVGFLADSWGVGGALVFGAIGYALAALALLGLPETRGKELA; encoded by the coding sequence ATGAGCACGACCCCGACCAACACCAGCCCCGCCTCGACCGCCTCCGGCACCCGGCCGGCCGCCGAACACGCCCCCGACGACGGCGCCCTGGGCTGGCTGCGCGCCCTGGGACCGCGCGGCCGACGCGCCTTCGCCGGCGCCTTCGGCGGCTATGCCCTGGACTCCTACGACTACTTCACGCTGCCGCTGAGCATGGTGGCGCTGGCCGCGTACTTCGGCCTGGACAGCGGCCAGACCGGCCTGTTCACCACGGTCACGCTGGTCGTCTCCGCGGTCGGCGGCGCGCTCGCGGGCGTGGTGGCGGACCGGATCGGCCGGGTCAAGGCACTGATGATCACCGTCGTCACCTACGCGGTGTTCACGGTCGCCTGCGGTTTCGCGCCCAACTACGAGACGCTGCTGGTCTTCCGCGCGCTCCAGGGCCTGGGTTTCGGCGGCGAGTGGGCCGTCGGCGCGATCCTGGTCGCCGAGTACGCGAGCGCCAAGCACCGCGGCCGCACCCTCGGCGCGATCCAGAGTTCCTGGGCCGTCGGCTGGGCGCTCGCCGCGATCATGTACACGCTGGTGTTCTCGCTGCTCGACGACGACCTCGCCTGGCGCGTGATGTTCTGGACCGGCGCGCTGCCCGCGCTGCTCGTGGTCTGGATGCGGCGCCGGGTGCACGACGCGCCCCAGGCGGTGGCGGTACGGGAACGGAGCGCCGGGAAGGGCTCGTTCGCCGCGATCTTCAAGAGGGGCACCGCCGGATCGCCGGGCCTGCTGCGCACCACGGTGTTCGCCGTGCTGCTCTCCACCGGAGTCCAAGGCGGCTACTACACCCTGGCCACATGGGTGCCGACCTATCTGAAGACGGAGCGCGGTCTGTCGGTCGTCGGCACGGGCGGCTATCTGACCTTCCTGATCTCGGGCGCCTTCCTCGGCTATCTGACCGGCGGCTATCTCACCGACCGGCTCGGCAGGCGCCGCAACATCTGGCTGTTCGCGCTGCTGTCGGCGCTCTGCATCCTGGCGTACGCGAACATCCCGAGCGGCGCCAACACCCTGCTGCTGGTGCTGGGCTTCCCGCTCGGGTTCTGCATGTCGGCGATCTTCAGCGGCTTCGGGTCCTTCCTGAGCGAGCTGTACCCGACGGCGGTGCGCGGCACCGGGCAGGGCTTCACGTACAACACCGGCCGCGCGGTGGGCGCGGTCTTCCCGACCACGGTCGGCTTCCTGGCGGACAGCTGGGGCGTGGGCGGCGCGCTGGTCTTCGGGGCGATCGGGTACGCCCTGGCGGCGCTGGCGCTGCTCGGGCTGCCGGAGACGCGCGGGAAGGAGCTCGCGTGA
- a CDS encoding putative hydro-lyase: MNRIGDRPLLHVDAHAHAWRPAEARTRFRAGLTGPTAGVAAGHTQVNLISVPADWAYDMLLFCQRNPKPRPVLDVTDAGSHTTVLADGADLRTDLPRYRVWRDGELVAEPTDVRAHWRDDLVSFLIGCSFTFEWALTEAGVPIRHIEQGRNVPMYMTDRQCRSAGRLHGPMVVSMRPVPPEHLAAAIRESSLLPAVHGGPVHCGDPSVLGIGDLGHPDFGDPVEIAPDDIPVFWACGVTPQAAVTASRPPFAITHAPGQMFLTDARDAQYRVLSAA, translated from the coding sequence GTGAACCGCATCGGCGACCGCCCACTGCTCCACGTCGACGCGCACGCGCACGCGTGGCGGCCGGCGGAGGCCCGCACCCGCTTCCGCGCGGGGCTGACAGGCCCCACGGCCGGGGTCGCGGCGGGCCACACCCAGGTCAACCTGATCTCGGTGCCCGCGGACTGGGCGTACGACATGCTGCTGTTCTGCCAGCGCAACCCCAAGCCGCGTCCGGTGCTCGACGTCACGGACGCCGGGTCGCACACGACCGTCCTGGCCGACGGCGCGGATCTGCGCACCGATCTGCCCCGCTACCGGGTCTGGCGGGACGGCGAGCTGGTGGCCGAGCCGACGGACGTGCGGGCGCACTGGCGGGACGATCTGGTGTCGTTCCTGATCGGGTGCAGCTTCACCTTCGAGTGGGCGCTGACCGAGGCGGGCGTCCCCATCCGCCATATCGAGCAGGGGCGGAACGTCCCGATGTATATGACGGACCGTCAGTGCAGGTCGGCGGGGCGGCTGCACGGACCCATGGTGGTGTCGATGCGCCCGGTGCCGCCGGAGCATCTGGCGGCGGCGATCCGGGAGAGCAGTCTGCTCCCGGCGGTGCACGGCGGTCCCGTGCACTGCGGCGACCCCTCGGTGCTCGGCATCGGCGACCTCGGCCACCCCGACTTCGGGGACCCGGTGGAGATCGCGCCGGACGACATCCCGGTGTTCTGGGCCTGCGGAGTGACCCCGCAGGCCGCCGTGACGGCTTCCCGGCCGCCGTTCGCGATCACCCACGCGCCGGGCCAGATGTTCCTCACCGACGCCCGGGACGCGCAGTACCGCGTGCTGAGCGCCGCCTGA
- a CDS encoding LamB/YcsF family protein: protein MTAIDLNADLGEGFGRWRLTDDEQLLSVVTSANVACGFHAGDAATMRRVCELAATRGVRIGAQVSYRDLAGFGRRAMDVPPAELTAEVAYQIGALEVFARAAGTRVSYVKPHGALYNRVVHDEEQAGAVVDGVLLAGATLSVLGLPGSRLLELAAKAGLPTVTEAFADRAYTDQGTLVPRDREGAVVTDPDAVVARSVRMARFGEVDAHCGTRIQMRARSLCLHGDTPGAVDLARRVRERLQRSGVRVEAFV, encoded by the coding sequence ATGACCGCGATCGATCTGAACGCCGACCTCGGCGAGGGCTTCGGCCGCTGGCGGCTCACCGACGACGAACAGCTGCTGTCCGTCGTCACCAGCGCCAACGTGGCCTGCGGCTTCCACGCCGGGGACGCGGCCACCATGCGGCGGGTGTGCGAGCTGGCGGCCACGCGCGGGGTGCGGATCGGCGCCCAGGTCTCCTACCGGGACCTGGCGGGGTTCGGGCGGCGCGCGATGGACGTGCCGCCCGCGGAACTCACGGCCGAGGTGGCGTACCAGATCGGCGCGCTGGAGGTCTTCGCCCGCGCGGCGGGCACGCGCGTGTCGTACGTCAAGCCGCACGGCGCGCTCTACAACCGGGTCGTGCACGACGAGGAACAGGCGGGCGCGGTCGTCGACGGGGTACTGCTCGCCGGCGCCACGCTGTCCGTGCTCGGGCTGCCCGGCTCCCGCCTGCTGGAGCTGGCCGCCAAGGCGGGGCTGCCGACGGTCACGGAGGCGTTCGCGGACCGCGCCTACACCGACCAGGGCACACTCGTCCCGCGCGACCGGGAGGGCGCCGTCGTCACCGACCCGGACGCCGTCGTGGCGCGCTCCGTTCGCATGGCCCGCTTCGGCGAGGTCGACGCCCACTGCGGGACGCGCATCCAGATGCGGGCCCGCTCCCTGTGCCTGCACGGCGACACGCCCGGCGCGGTGGACCTGGCCCGCCGGGTCCGTGAGCGCCTCCAGCGGTCGGGGGTCCGGGTGGAGGCCTTCGTATGA
- a CDS encoding 5-oxoprolinase subunit B family protein, with protein MRALRVGGDALLIEVASGEQAQALHADLLRRRAEGSLSVREIVPAARTVLLDGVTDPARLASELTASDVPTAPPRARDVVELPVRYNGPDLADVAAHWGVGAEEVARIHAATEFTVAFCGFAPGFGYLTGLPPHHDVPRRATPRTAVPPGSVALAGPYTGVYPRSSPGGWQLIGTTDAVLWDHARVPAALLSPGTRVRFVPVTAAPPTSARPA; from the coding sequence ATGAGGGCGCTGCGCGTCGGCGGCGACGCCCTCCTGATCGAGGTGGCCTCGGGCGAGCAGGCCCAGGCCCTCCACGCGGACCTGCTGCGCCGCCGCGCGGAGGGCTCGCTGTCCGTCCGCGAGATCGTCCCGGCCGCCCGCACCGTCCTGCTCGACGGTGTCACCGACCCGGCCCGGCTGGCCTCCGAACTCACCGCCTCCGACGTGCCCACCGCGCCCCCACGCGCGCGGGACGTCGTCGAACTCCCGGTCCGCTACAACGGCCCGGACCTGGCGGACGTCGCCGCGCACTGGGGCGTCGGGGCCGAGGAGGTGGCCCGTATTCACGCGGCCACCGAGTTCACGGTCGCCTTCTGCGGTTTCGCCCCCGGCTTCGGCTATCTGACGGGTCTGCCGCCGCACCACGACGTACCGCGCCGGGCCACTCCGCGCACCGCCGTCCCGCCCGGTTCGGTGGCGCTCGCCGGTCCGTACACGGGCGTCTACCCCCGCTCCTCGCCGGGCGGCTGGCAGCTGATCGGCACCACGGACGCCGTCCTGTGGGACCACGCACGTGTACCGGCCGCGCTCCTGTCACCGGGCACACGCGTGCGCTTCGTCCCGGTGACCGCGGCGCCCCCGACCTCGGCGAGGCCCGCAT